A genomic window from Chitinophaga pollutisoli includes:
- a CDS encoding DEAD/DEAH box helicase family protein, producing MKIKFDSEQLYQKEAVVSIVDLFDGQPLNKEDFTVSINTTIEAGQGSLFQSELGIGNNIVINPDTIYNNLVKVLDKNDLDTIEKAEFQKNGMNFSIEMETGTGKTYVYLRTIFELNVKYGFRKFIIVVPSVAIREGTLKNLEITREHFRALYNNVEFEYFVYDSKRANRLRQFATSNQLQIMVINIDAFRKDFSDNEEGKKSNVIFKESDKLSGRKPIEFIQATNPFVIIDEPQSVDNTPRAQDAIKSLNPACIFRFSATHKNLYNLVYKLDPVKAYKLGLVKQIVVASVTGANAQNDAYVKLLEVDNKKSIRARVRIQVQGKSKVAEKDFWVTQNSDLFAISNEREAYRNGFEVLDINAEPGNEFIDFTVGRLYKGQERGGIKEDLSKVQIRNTIKKHFEKELQVKAKGIKVLSLFFIDRVANYRAYAEDGKALRGKFAELFEESYRELIKLPQYKPLDFHPIEKVHDGYFSQDKKGILKDTSGTTQADDDTYAKIMRNKEQLLSLDEPLKFVFSHSALREGWDNPNVFQICTLNETRSATKKRQEIGRGLRLPVNQNGERVFDDNINKLTIVANESYDEFASQLQTEYEDDCGVTFGKVPKVAFKGITQWFGEQEINFTKDHSTEIWSSLVENGFIDKSGKILSTFQPSVDGFTLKLPEKFITAEAEVISVLQNYQLERHIKKDEEPKRLKINKQVFLDPEFEALWSKIKHRTTYQVEYSTDTLIKNCIESIKKLEAIEPVTVSYREAEVDVELKGIVVNEVRANYHKVIFTGGLPDIIAYVQKQTELTRKTIVDIIKGGGRLSDFLVNPQRFMDEVSGVINRELYKLMIDGIKYEKLTVGQTEWSMQLFRDDELKDYFEECLEVQKSVFDKVVYDSEIERKFAEELDKRTDIKLFVKLPNWFRVETPIGQYNPDWAIVKHEDTTIYLVRETKGTKDFEKLRNSEADKIRCGRKHFEALNVNFNVVTSSQEI from the coding sequence ATGAAGATAAAATTTGATAGCGAACAGTTATATCAGAAGGAGGCGGTTGTTTCCATCGTCGATTTGTTTGATGGGCAGCCCTTAAATAAAGAGGATTTTACCGTTTCGATCAATACGACGATTGAAGCGGGACAGGGCAGTCTTTTTCAATCAGAACTTGGTATTGGTAATAATATTGTTATTAACCCTGACACTATTTACAACAACCTTGTCAAGGTACTTGATAAAAACGACCTTGATACGATTGAGAAGGCTGAGTTTCAGAAGAACGGAATGAATTTTTCCATCGAAATGGAGACTGGAACGGGTAAAACCTATGTTTATCTCAGAACGATTTTTGAACTGAACGTAAAGTATGGATTCAGAAAATTTATTATCGTTGTACCAAGTGTTGCTATTCGTGAAGGGACGCTGAAAAATCTTGAGATTACCAGAGAACATTTCCGCGCACTCTATAACAATGTGGAGTTCGAGTATTTTGTATATGACAGCAAAAGGGCAAACAGACTTCGACAGTTTGCCACTAGCAATCAGTTACAGATCATGGTCATCAACATTGATGCGTTCAGAAAAGATTTTTCTGATAATGAAGAAGGCAAAAAGAGTAACGTTATCTTCAAAGAAAGTGATAAATTATCTGGCAGAAAACCTATCGAGTTCATTCAGGCAACCAATCCGTTTGTTATTATCGACGAACCACAAAGCGTAGATAATACACCTCGGGCGCAGGATGCAATAAAGTCGTTGAATCCTGCTTGTATCTTCCGGTTTTCTGCTACACATAAAAACCTGTACAATCTTGTTTACAAACTTGATCCGGTTAAAGCCTATAAACTTGGATTGGTAAAGCAAATTGTTGTGGCGTCGGTAACGGGGGCTAATGCCCAGAATGACGCCTATGTAAAACTGCTTGAGGTGGATAACAAAAAAAGTATCCGCGCAAGAGTACGAATTCAGGTGCAGGGTAAATCTAAAGTTGCAGAAAAGGATTTTTGGGTAACTCAAAATAGCGATCTGTTTGCAATATCAAATGAACGTGAAGCGTATAGAAATGGCTTTGAAGTGTTGGATATTAACGCGGAACCCGGAAATGAATTCATAGATTTTACAGTCGGCAGGCTTTACAAAGGCCAGGAAAGAGGCGGCATAAAAGAAGATTTGAGTAAGGTACAGATACGCAATACGATAAAGAAGCATTTTGAAAAAGAGCTACAGGTTAAAGCCAAAGGAATAAAAGTTCTAAGCCTGTTTTTTATTGATAGGGTGGCGAATTACCGTGCTTATGCAGAAGACGGAAAGGCCCTGCGGGGGAAGTTTGCCGAACTCTTTGAGGAAAGTTATAGAGAACTTATCAAACTGCCTCAATATAAGCCTCTCGATTTTCACCCCATTGAAAAGGTGCATGACGGCTATTTTTCTCAAGATAAGAAAGGCATTCTAAAAGACACTTCCGGCACCACCCAGGCTGATGATGATACCTATGCCAAAATCATGCGGAACAAAGAGCAGCTTTTGTCGCTTGATGAACCCTTAAAGTTTGTTTTTTCTCACTCGGCTTTGCGTGAAGGCTGGGATAACCCAAATGTCTTTCAGATTTGTACGCTCAATGAAACGCGATCAGCTACCAAAAAGCGACAGGAAATAGGCCGGGGATTAAGATTACCCGTTAATCAGAACGGAGAGAGAGTGTTTGATGACAATATCAATAAACTCACCATTGTAGCCAATGAAAGCTATGATGAATTTGCCTCTCAATTACAGACTGAGTATGAGGACGATTGTGGTGTTACATTTGGGAAAGTTCCGAAGGTGGCTTTCAAAGGAATAACTCAATGGTTTGGTGAGCAAGAAATAAACTTTACCAAAGATCATTCAACAGAGATTTGGAGTAGTTTGGTTGAAAATGGGTTTATTGATAAGAGCGGAAAAATTTTATCTACATTTCAGCCTTCGGTAGATGGCTTTACCCTGAAACTTCCAGAGAAGTTTATTACGGCAGAGGCGGAAGTAATCTCCGTTCTGCAAAATTACCAATTAGAGCGGCATATCAAAAAAGACGAAGAGCCGAAACGCTTAAAGATAAACAAGCAGGTATTTCTCGACCCGGAATTTGAAGCGCTTTGGAGTAAAATCAAACACAGAACTACTTACCAAGTAGAATACAGCACTGATACATTGATAAAAAATTGCATTGAATCTATTAAAAAACTGGAAGCGATTGAACCAGTCACCGTAAGTTATCGGGAAGCAGAAGTAGATGTAGAACTTAAGGGCATTGTTGTTAATGAAGTGAGGGCAAATTATCACAAGGTCATTTTTACGGGGGGATTGCCTGATATTATTGCCTATGTGCAAAAGCAAACGGAATTAACAAGAAAAACGATTGTTGATATTATCAAAGGGGGCGGTCGGCTTTCCGATTTTCTGGTGAACCCGCAACGCTTTATGGATGAAGTTTCCGGGGTAATTAACCGGGAATTGTACAAGTTGATGATAGACGGAATAAAATACGAAAAACTCACCGTTGGTCAGACAGAATGGAGTATGCAATTATTCCGTGATGACGAATTAAAGGATTATTTCGAAGAATGCCTTGAAGTTCAGAAGTCCGTGTTTGATAAGGTTGTTTACGATAGTGAGATAGAAAGAAAATTTGCGGAAGAGCTTGATAAGCGAACGGACATAAAGCTTTTCGTGAAATTACCGAATTGGTTCCGAGTGGAAACGCCTATTGGTCAATACAATCCCGATTGGGCTATTGTTAAACATGAAGACACGACAATTTATCTAGTTCGAGAAACTAAGGGGACTAAAGATTTTGAGAAACTACGCAACTCCGAAGCTGATAAGATACGATGTGGACGTAAGCACTTTGAAGCTCTGAATGTGAACTTCAATGTTGTTACTAGTTCACAAGAAATTTGA
- a CDS encoding DEAD/DEAH box helicase family protein, which produces MVSLDNALRLNRSAIPLTLITFLKEELNFANSEFIIKKKAGRNTFGTGRYFRFIEETENEVVLPRGFAGKLLRFCKDTGIAYTFKDKRQKKAATSLNFQAALRSYQVPALEAVSKKDMGVIVAPPGSGKTVIGLKIIVDKQQPALIVVHRKQLMDQWVERIEAFLGIPQHEIGKLGKGKSKIGKHITVATIQSLAKEIEKDAALKDTFGTILIDECHHIPAESYRRTIHQFNSHYLYGLTATPFRKYNDGKLIFIHLGEIIAEITAQQTGRHKLASIVVRNTGLDIPFNTKTDRFETLSKILVHDSSRNKLILNDITNELNSGKKVVVLTERKEHIDSLHQYLKQSYEVVTLSGEDSESNRTTKWKILNSGNYQALVTTGQFFGEGTDLQNASCLFLAYPFSFEGKLIQYIGRVQRSEITPIIYDYRDIKIDYLNKIFLKRNTYYRKLERQSNLFEDPIEEKSTTAVKKAIVTIDKGINVAIESLEFRYGSIVFEYPATELNLKIEFEIQHDDIRPEFEVLKPYFAKALKLKHIKVSIYAEVENGQLVSQLASSEDIKKIDRQVIEGVRFQFVTKPLLGRINPNNKSDENIQLQTKHPLYESGEELLEDMLKHTQFKHHRHLRFLADNHAGHLVKVRFILQPFSFVFLLEGPEQFHIVLETLDTEEASYLWHFPKRISELPLRLKEIDSYLDIIRKQGRQRFLTAPPENFSRILHDYSDEQKGFIIWKDMLSEKLV; this is translated from the coding sequence ATGGTATCATTAGATAATGCTTTACGGTTAAATCGCTCAGCAATACCGCTTACGCTCATCACCTTTCTTAAAGAAGAATTGAATTTCGCCAATTCAGAATTTATCATCAAAAAGAAAGCTGGGAGAAATACATTTGGGACAGGACGATATTTCAGGTTTATAGAGGAAACAGAGAACGAAGTTGTTTTACCACGAGGCTTTGCCGGCAAGTTACTGAGATTTTGTAAAGATACCGGTATTGCTTACACCTTTAAGGACAAAAGACAAAAAAAAGCTGCCACTTCATTAAACTTTCAGGCAGCACTGAGGAGTTACCAGGTTCCGGCTCTGGAAGCAGTAAGCAAGAAGGATATGGGTGTGATTGTTGCGCCACCAGGATCGGGAAAAACTGTAATCGGGTTAAAAATCATTGTAGATAAGCAACAACCTGCATTAATAGTGGTTCATCGGAAACAATTGATGGATCAGTGGGTAGAAAGAATTGAGGCCTTCTTGGGGATTCCCCAACACGAAATAGGGAAGTTAGGAAAGGGGAAATCAAAGATTGGTAAACACATTACCGTGGCTACTATTCAAAGTCTGGCTAAAGAAATAGAAAAAGATGCAGCATTAAAAGATACATTCGGCACAATATTGATTGACGAATGCCATCATATTCCGGCTGAAAGCTATAGAAGAACAATTCACCAGTTCAATAGTCATTATTTGTATGGACTGACAGCCACGCCTTTTCGAAAATACAATGACGGGAAACTGATTTTTATTCACCTGGGGGAAATAATCGCCGAAATTACAGCACAGCAAACCGGCAGGCATAAGCTGGCTTCAATTGTTGTTAGAAATACTGGCCTGGATATTCCATTCAATACAAAAACAGACAGGTTTGAAACATTGTCCAAGATTCTGGTACATGATTCTTCCAGGAACAAACTGATTTTGAATGACATCACCAATGAATTGAACAGCGGTAAAAAGGTGGTTGTTCTAACAGAACGAAAGGAACATATTGATTCACTACATCAATATCTTAAACAGTCGTATGAGGTCGTTACATTAAGTGGTGAAGACTCGGAAAGCAATAGAACTACAAAGTGGAAAATATTGAATTCAGGTAATTATCAGGCTTTAGTCACCACAGGGCAATTTTTTGGAGAAGGAACTGACCTTCAAAATGCGTCGTGTTTGTTTCTGGCATATCCCTTTTCTTTTGAAGGAAAATTGATACAGTATATCGGAAGGGTACAGCGATCAGAAATTACGCCAATTATATATGATTACCGGGATATTAAGATTGACTATCTCAATAAGATATTTCTAAAAAGAAACACCTATTATCGAAAACTGGAAAGACAGTCAAACTTATTTGAAGATCCTATTGAAGAGAAGAGTACCACTGCTGTTAAAAAAGCAATTGTAACTATTGACAAGGGAATAAATGTGGCTATTGAATCGCTGGAGTTCAGATATGGCAGTATTGTTTTTGAATACCCGGCCACCGAATTGAATCTTAAGATAGAATTCGAAATTCAGCATGATGATATTCGGCCTGAATTTGAAGTCTTGAAGCCATATTTTGCCAAAGCGTTGAAATTGAAGCATATTAAGGTGTCTATATATGCAGAAGTAGAAAATGGACAATTGGTATCACAATTGGCGTCATCGGAGGATATCAAAAAAATTGACCGGCAGGTTATCGAAGGAGTTCGCTTTCAGTTTGTTACCAAACCGTTGCTTGGGCGGATCAATCCCAATAACAAAAGCGATGAAAATATTCAGCTTCAAACAAAACATCCTCTATATGAATCCGGGGAAGAACTATTGGAAGATATGCTAAAGCATACTCAATTCAAACACCATAGACATCTGCGATTTCTAGCCGATAATCATGCAGGACATTTGGTAAAGGTGAGGTTTATATTACAGCCATTTTCCTTTGTGTTTCTTCTGGAAGGGCCGGAACAGTTTCACATTGTTTTAGAAACGCTCGATACAGAGGAGGCCAGCTATCTTTGGCATTTCCCCAAGAGAATTTCCGAGTTACCTCTAAGGTTAAAAGAAATAGACAGTTATTTGGATATTATCCGGAAGCAGGGTCGGCAGAGATTTCTAACGGCTCCGCCCGAAAATTTCAGCCGTATTCTCCACGATTATTCCGATGAGCAAAAAGGGTTTATCATTTGGAAAGATATGCTGAGTGAGAAATTAGTTTGA
- a CDS encoding DUF2730 family protein: MNEQVNDSNAAFMEAALKKIEAQDKKIADMAQQIGSIPDNRQDIQQLKTGMNELKAEIKNVRFPVREMQEFSKQLTIGVKLLREPATVKTLHHIPKLAWVTAGLFLAFCFASTGWYITGQKLDGYIANDTKYRMLRLDTAHHSLQLSLDRADSLYQVDPDLRKSILETEEQRRVNFERLQKAERLKNEAKRLEEAAGRKSN; encoded by the coding sequence ATGAATGAACAGGTTAATGACAGCAATGCAGCCTTTATGGAAGCGGCGCTGAAGAAAATAGAAGCCCAGGACAAAAAGATTGCCGATATGGCACAACAGATCGGCAGCATCCCGGATAACAGACAGGACATACAGCAGTTGAAAACCGGCATGAACGAACTAAAGGCAGAGATTAAAAATGTCCGTTTCCCTGTCAGAGAAATGCAGGAGTTTTCAAAACAATTAACCATCGGCGTAAAGTTGCTGAGAGAACCGGCTACTGTTAAAACCCTGCATCATATACCTAAATTGGCTTGGGTAACTGCCGGGCTATTCCTGGCTTTTTGTTTTGCAAGCACCGGTTGGTATATAACAGGTCAGAAGCTGGACGGGTACATAGCCAACGATACCAAATACCGGATGCTACGACTGGACACTGCACACCACTCTTTACAGCTTTCTCTTGACCGGGCAGACAGCTTATACCAGGTAGATCCTGATCTCAGGAAATCTATTTTGGAAACAGAAGAGCAGCGAAGGGTCAATTTTGAGCGACTGCAAAAAGCGGAACGGCTGAAGAATGAGGCTAAAAGGTTGGAAGAGGCGGCGGGTAGGAAGTCAAACTAA
- a CDS encoding relaxase/mobilization nuclease domain-containing protein — protein sequence MISKPVPARSFYHTCNYIANKPGAEILIAEGVRSHDVKLMAEDFERQRQLHPSKELACFHGILSFYPGENPSDEIMTEIAGKYLQRLGITNTQYVVSKHTDKAHLHLHIVANMVNNDGEVISDSWIGLRGKKVAQALTKEYKLIPAIKKNLQLTHLEAMNELEAGKYKIYTAIAENLPHCQTLEELETRLQQQRIETLYKYKGQTQEKQGISFKIGEYSFKGSQVDRKFSLAGLRKSLALQEKEHLQEPRPVRQQQQVQQPEQKLSLTRRRRTVPKEEQKNDLSALTTELMKGAAGIIDDLLKPEDTHEQVPYEFTLEGYLRGQRKQNRRPKR from the coding sequence ATGATCAGTAAACCGGTTCCGGCCCGTTCCTTTTATCATACCTGCAATTACATTGCTAACAAACCCGGTGCTGAAATATTGATCGCCGAAGGCGTAAGGAGCCATGATGTTAAACTGATGGCCGAAGATTTTGAACGGCAACGGCAGCTTCACCCGTCCAAAGAACTGGCCTGCTTTCATGGTATCTTGAGTTTCTACCCCGGTGAAAATCCTTCCGATGAAATCATGACCGAGATTGCCGGGAAGTATTTGCAACGGTTAGGCATTACCAACACACAATACGTAGTGAGCAAACATACCGACAAAGCCCACCTGCATTTGCATATTGTAGCCAACATGGTAAACAATGATGGCGAGGTTATTTCTGATAGCTGGATAGGATTACGGGGTAAAAAGGTAGCGCAGGCATTGACAAAAGAATATAAGCTGATTCCCGCTATAAAGAAGAACCTGCAGCTTACCCACCTGGAAGCCATGAATGAACTGGAGGCCGGTAAATATAAAATTTATACAGCGATTGCAGAAAACTTGCCCCATTGCCAAACCCTGGAAGAACTGGAAACCCGGTTACAGCAGCAGCGTATTGAAACCTTGTACAAGTATAAAGGGCAAACCCAGGAAAAGCAGGGTATTAGTTTTAAAATTGGCGAATATAGTTTTAAGGGTAGCCAGGTTGATCGCAAATTTTCACTGGCGGGTTTGCGAAAATCACTTGCCCTGCAAGAAAAGGAACATCTGCAGGAGCCGCGACCGGTACGGCAGCAACAACAGGTCCAACAACCAGAACAAAAGCTGTCCCTTACCAGGCGGCGGCGTACAGTGCCCAAAGAAGAACAGAAAAATGATCTGTCGGCGCTGACCACTGAACTAATGAAAGGTGCAGCCGGTATCATAGATGACCTGCTGAAACCGGAAGATACCCATGAACAGGTACCTTATGAATTTACTCTGGAAGGTTATCTGCGAGGGCAGCGCAAACAAAACCGGCGGCCCAAACGATAA
- a CDS encoding toprim domain-containing protein has protein sequence MNRVTTQEAKMLDQVDYLAFLGFYPEKIRGQEYWYRSPLREEHTPSFKVDRAKGVWYDHGTGQGGTIIDFGIAYFRCDVREFLERLKPYISFNRPQQRSQISIPSAVQPSTSRAGEKKGIVVLFAGPLASPELSRYLAERKIPLSIAAVYCQEVQFELSGRHFFAIGFKNDQGGFELRNAHFKGSSSPKASTFLDQGCNDLAVFEGFFDFLSFLTLGQYRPQPPSNFLILNSLAYFPKHRSIMDRHAGVTLYLDRDTAGRQCTGQALMFGPQFRDGSQLYTGSNDLNDWLIQNFQKLEQEQSILRQSGKMMQDVHHPPPGSPQNKKGKRI, from the coding sequence ATGAATAGGGTAACCACCCAGGAAGCGAAAATGCTCGACCAGGTGGATTATCTCGCATTCCTGGGATTTTACCCGGAAAAGATCCGCGGGCAGGAATACTGGTACCGATCTCCATTACGGGAAGAGCATACCCCCTCCTTTAAGGTCGACAGGGCAAAGGGTGTATGGTACGATCATGGAACCGGCCAGGGAGGGACCATTATTGATTTCGGGATAGCGTATTTCCGATGCGATGTCCGGGAGTTTTTGGAGAGGCTGAAACCCTACATTTCTTTTAATCGTCCCCAACAACGCAGCCAGATTTCTATTCCATCAGCCGTTCAGCCCTCGACCAGCCGGGCTGGTGAAAAGAAAGGGATTGTCGTTTTGTTCGCCGGCCCGCTGGCATCGCCGGAGCTTTCCCGCTACCTGGCGGAACGCAAAATCCCTTTGTCAATCGCGGCAGTTTATTGCCAGGAAGTGCAGTTTGAGTTATCCGGTCGGCACTTTTTTGCCATCGGGTTTAAGAATGACCAGGGCGGCTTTGAACTTCGTAATGCACATTTTAAAGGCAGTAGTTCGCCCAAGGCGTCCACTTTCCTGGATCAGGGGTGCAATGATCTGGCGGTATTTGAAGGCTTCTTCGATTTCCTATCATTTCTTACCCTGGGGCAATACCGTCCCCAACCACCAAGCAATTTCCTAATCTTGAATTCCCTCGCCTATTTCCCAAAGCACAGATCTATCATGGATCGACATGCCGGGGTCACCCTCTACCTGGATCGGGACACCGCTGGGCGCCAATGTACCGGGCAGGCATTGATGTTCGGACCGCAATTTCGGGACGGAAGTCAGCTCTATACCGGGAGTAATGACCTGAACGATTGGCTGATCCAGAACTTTCAAAAGTTGGAGCAGGAACAATCGATCCTCCGACAGTCAGGGAAGATGATGCAGGATGTCCACCATCCTCCACCGGGTAGCCCCCAGAACAAGAAGGGTAAGCGCATTTAG